A genome region from Bombus terrestris chromosome 10, iyBomTerr1.2, whole genome shotgun sequence includes the following:
- the LOC105666162 gene encoding uncharacterized protein LOC105666162 produces MSKIENVSKKIDKMDGRPENIQVRKPIYYNMKYPVKSFTGRGKELKCLHKKLQNGDRKVLISQVTAVTGLGGIGKTELVRKYAIKYAKHYDNNLIWIDSETHESLTRSFKKLAVEELNILSSENIDGDMQERQVSSIVKDVYVHFIDVKSLFIFDNAEEYTVIEKFLPTSLHPNTERPYILITSRNRNWDIEDEGQIHVMQLDVFTEKEATMFIKNSIRIKDGLRKEDIKKLTERLQYFPLALRQAIAYINQEDEKFSRRGSERFKISDYLKKLDENTKLLNEGYYKISDRYSQTVLTTWITTLEKIKEDQNHGMEAIDILYVMAYLAPDKIHASKMFDCDSIELCDKYSMIDLKKGGVASIHRLVQEVIRLMLKDKNKEEEVIKKALTLIGNNENASKENTSHVTSVWSYASGYSELIHEFYFNSSSIPTYGYNNATPLHLLAENGSVKAVEAILDKAILMKGKFSEEVSEIIDAKDKYNRTPLYMAVENGHTNVVKLFVNKQAKIDIKSTIVYNSLSTKKASGWTLLHVAAFNGYSDIVEILVNKDRTLVDIEDSIGRTAAVLAASSGQINVLEILKPEPYNVYLLHAKFRAARKSGNLKDVKNFLKDLEKKHQLQDIVNVKLGEWTPLHLAASANWLDIIEILITNGAKVKDSTPSFTPLHSASSNGHLAVIKYLIGKGAHPKDINEDGWTSLHAAAQNGYLDVVKYFIDELKEIDVDIIDNVCATPLHTAAFHGKLNVVKFLVRRGANIKAVNILGATPLFTAAINNNRDVYDFLLNEDATVVNTSDDQTFIGRLNISVLHVAAVYNDKQMIEDLINKGVDKDIGKDTSLTPLCFATFFDSLEATNYLITSGAATNVHVNISIIREVLEKTITDSTLKPSSIPKFVSTLINFANILPGIIEISVNDLKSVIEKLCSSVPNFGQLIDSLKIYVEQRKNPGLDLPLHAVFFTQEVGTNSTDDDG; encoded by the coding sequence ATgagtaaaatagaaaatgttaGTAAAAAGATTGATAAAATGGATGGTAGACCGGAAAATATACAGGTAAGAAAaccaatttattacaatatgaaATATCCAGTAAAGTCGTTCACTGGAAGAGGTAAAGAGTTAAAATGTTTAcacaaaaaattacaaaatggaGATAGAAAAGTACTAATATCACAAGTGACTGCTGTTACTGGTTTGGGAGGAATAGGCAAGACTGAATTAGTTAGAaaatatgctataaaatatGCTAAACACTACGATAACAATCTTATATGGATAGATTCTGAAACGCATGAAAGTTTAACAAGGTCGTTTAAAAAGTTAGCAGTTGAAGAGTTGAATATACTGTCCAGTGAAAATATAGATGGAGATATGCAAGAAAGACAAGTTAGTTCTATTGTTAAAGATGTTTATGTGCACTTTATCGACGTGAAAAGTCtttttatattcgataacgcTGAAGAGTATAcagttattgaaaaatttttacCAACCTCTTTACATCCTAATACTGAAAGACCTTACATTTTAATCACTTCTCGTAATCGGAACTGGGATATAGAAGATGAGGGACAAATACATGTAATGCAATTAGATGTTTTTACTGAAAAAGAAGCTacaatgtttattaaaaattccataCGAATAAAAGATGGTTTACGAAAGGAAGACATAAAAAAGTTAACAGAAAGATTACAATACTTTCCACTAGCTTTGAGGCAAGCAATTGCATATATCAATCAAGAGGATGAAAAGTTCAGTAGAAGAGGGAGTGAAAGATTTAAGATAagtgattatttgaaaaaactCGATGAAAACACAAAATTACTTAACGAGGGTTATTACAAAATTAGTGACAGATATTCTCAAACAGTTTTAACAACTTGGATAACTACCttagaaaagataaaagaagatcAAAATCATGGCATGGAAgctatagatattttatatgtcaTGGCTTATCTTGCTCCCGACAAGATTCATGCAAGCAAAATGTTTGATTGTGATAGCATTGAGCTATGCgataaatattcaatgattGACTTAAAAAAAGGAGGAGTGGCAAGTATTCACAGATTAGTACAGGAAGTAATAAGACTAatgttaaaagataaaaataaagaagaggaaGTTATAAAAAAGGCTCTAACATTAATAGGAAATAATGAAAATGCATCTAAGGAGAATACAAGTCATGTTACTTCTGTTTGGAGCTATGCAAGTGGATATAGCGAGTTaattcatgaattttatttcaactcTAGCTCTATTCCTACTTACGGCTATAATAATGCTACCCCTTTGCACTTGCTCGCTGAAAATGGCAGTGTTAAAGCAGTTGAAGCTATACTAGACAAGGCTATATTAATGAAAGGAAAATTTTCAGAGGAAGTTAGTGAGATTATTGATGCTAAGGATAAGTACAACAGAACTCCTTTATATATGGCTGTTGAAAATGGTCACACAAATGTTGTTAAACTATTTGTAAATAAGCAAGCAAAAATTGATATTAAGTCTACTATTGTTTACAATTCTCTAAGTACAAAAAAGGCTTCAGGCTGGACATTATTACACGTTGCTGCTTTTAACGGCTACTCAGATATCGTTGAAATTCTTGTCAATAAAGACAGAACGCTGGTTGATATTGAGGATAGTATTGGTAGAACAGCAGCAGTTTTGGCTGCTTCCAGTGGCCAAATAAATGTTCTTGAAATTCTAAAGCCTGAgccatataatgtatatttattgcATGCTAAGTTTCGTGCTGCTAGAAAAAGTGGCAACTTAAAAGATGTCAAGAATTTTCTAAAAGACCTTGAAAAGAAACATCAACTACAGGATATAGTAAATGTGAAATTAGGAGAATGGACTCCTTTGCATTTGGCTGCATCTGCTAATTGGCTAGACATTATAGAAATTCTTATAACAAATGGTGCCAAAGTTAAGGATAGTACACCTAGCTTCACACCCTTACACTCTGCCTCTTCCAATGGTCATTTAGctgtaataaaatatcttatagGAAAGGGAGCACATCCTAAAGATATTAACGAagatggttggacatcgttgcatgCTGCTGCTCAAAATGGCTATCTGgatgttgtaaaatattttatagatgaGCTTAAAGAAATTGATGTAGATATTATCGATAACGTATGTGCTACACCTTTGCATACAGCTGCTTTTCATGGGAAACTTAATGTTGTTAAATTTCTTGTAAGAAGAGGAGCGAATATCAAAGCAGTTAATATATTAGGAGCAACACCTTTATTTACTGCTGCTATAAACAACAACCGTGATGTTTATGATTTCTTGCTAAATGAAGATGCAACGGTGGTTAACACTAGCGACGATCAAACATTTATTGGCAGGCTTAACATTTCAGTATTACATGTTGCTGCTGTATATAATGATAAACAAATGATTGAAGATTTGATAAATAAAGGTGTAGACAAGGATATTGGCAAAGATACCAGCCTAACTCCATTATGCTTTGCTACATTTTTTGATAGTTTGGAAGCTACTAACTATTTAATTACTAGCGGGGCTGCTACTAATGTGCATGTAAATATTTCTATCATAAGAGAAGTCCTTGAAAAAACAATAACAGATAGTACTTTGAAACCTAGTAGTATACCTAAATTTGTTAGCACATTGATTAATTTTGCTAATATCCTTCCTGGTATCATAGAAATATCAGTAAATGACTTGAAGAgtgttattgaaaaattatgtaGTTCAGTTCCCAATTTTGGACAACTAATAGATAGCTTGAAGATATATGTAGAACAAAGGAAAAATCCAGGTTTAGATCTGCCCTTGCATGCAGTATTTTTTACGCAAGAAGTTGGCACTAATTCTACAGATGATGATGGATAA
- the LOC100649303 gene encoding uncharacterized protein LOC100649303 has protein sequence MDLQMRLGFLLLLPIFFTAASANLLDVGENDVMSEKVSANVNKLFDAMLPTIRKFILKQGLDPMKLEDVSEKLSGLIIHDRTLSLTKGWLQGLSNVRRANDIILSYEDESLTLDATLAFDVLDANYEYLIKDLLITKTGEVHGRLKDIEMRLIIAFDMNNYKIFVPMAKIVKIDKINIIFENDPIVNAAAKAITTIFRKSITDMVNKEFWKVMQEYVDKLNKKIPQPDQLLENDII, from the exons ATGGATCTTCAAATGCGACTTGGTTTCCTACTTCTCCTTCCTATTTTTTTTACCGCTGCCTCTGCGAACCTTCTCGATGTCGG GGAAAACGACGTCATGTCTGAGAAGGTATCGGCGAATGTTAATAAGTTGTTCGACGCGATGTTACCCACGATTCGCAAGTTTATTTTGAAGCAAGGATTAGATCCTATGAAATTGGAGGATGTATCTGAAAAACTG TCAGGACTAATAATTCACGACAGAACTCTGAGTTTAACGAAGGGCTGGCTTCAAGGACTATCGAACGTAAGACGAGCAaacgatattattttatcttacgAAGATGAAAGTCTCACTTTGGATGCTACTTTAGCGTTTGACGTTCTTGAC GCCAATTACGAGTATCTTATTAAAGACTTGTTGATCACGAAGACGGGGGAAGTTCATGGTCGTCTCAAAGATATAGAGATGCGATTAATCATCGCATTCGATATGAACAACTATAAAATTTTCGTCCCTATGGCCAAGATCGTTAAAATCGA TAAAATCAACATCATTTTTGAAAATGATCCGATAGTGAATGCTGCGGCCAAAGCCATtactacgatatttcgtaaaagCATAACAGATATGGTGAACAAAGAGTTTTGGAAAGTAATGCAAGAATACGTTGATAAACTCAACAAAAAGATTCCGCAACCGGACCAACTATTGGAAAACGACATTATCTAG